One Cervus canadensis isolate Bull #8, Minnesota chromosome 1, ASM1932006v1, whole genome shotgun sequence genomic window carries:
- the FOXJ1 gene encoding forkhead box protein J1, with translation MAESWLRLSGAGAAEEPGPEGGLEEPDALDDSLTSLQWLQEFSILNAKAPALPSGGTDPHGYHQVPGSAAPGSPLAADPACLGQPHTPGKPTSSCTSRSAPPGLQAPPPDDVDYATNPHVKPPYSYATLICMAMQASKATKITLSAIYKWITDNFCYFRHADPTWQNSIRHNLSLNKCFIKVPREKDEPGKGGFWRIDPQYAERLLSGAFKKRRLPPVHIHPAFARQAAQEPSAAPWAGPLTVNTEAQQLLREFEEATGEAGWGAGEGRLGHKRKQPLPKRVAKVPRPPSTLLLTQEEQGELEPLKGNFDWEAIFDTGTLGGELGSLEALELSPPLSPASHGDVDLTVHGRHIDCPATWGASVEQAADSLDFDETFLATSFLQHPWDESGSSCLPPEPLFEAGDATLATDLHDWASVGAFL, from the exons ATGGCGGAGAGCTGGCTACGCCTCTCGGGGGCAGGGGCGGCGGAGGAGCCCGGGCCGGAGGGCGGCCTGGAGGAGCCCGACGCTCTGGATGACAGCCTGACCAGCCTGCAGTGGCTGCAGGAATTCTCTATTCTCAACGCCAAGGCTCCCGCCCTGCCCTCGGGGGGCACCGACCCCCACGGCTACCACCAGGTGCCAGGCTCGGCTGCGCCGGGGTCTCCCCTGGCGGCTGACCCCGCCTGCCTGGGTCAGCCGCACACGCCGGGCAAGCCCACGTCGTCGTGCACGTCGCGGAGCGCGCCCCCGGGGCTGCAGGCCCCGCCTCCCGACGATGTGGACTACGCCACCAATCCGCACGTGAAGCCGCCCTACTCGTACGCCACGCTCATCTGCATGGCCATGCAGGCCAGCAAGGCCACCAAGATTACCCTGTCGGCCATCTACAAGTGGATCACGGACAACTTCTGCTACTTCCGCCACGCTGATCCCACCTGGCAG AATTCCATCCGCCACAACTTGTCCCTGAACAAGTGCTTCATCAAGGTGCCTCGGGAGAAGGACGAGCCCGGCAAGGGGGGCTTCTGGCGCATCGACCCCCAGTACGCGGAGCGGCTGCTGAGCGGGGCCTTCAAGAAGCGGCGGCTGCCCCCGGTCCACATCCACCCAGCCTTTGCCCGCCAGGCCGCGCAGGAGCCCAGCGCCGCCCCGTGGGCCGGGCCGCTGACCGTGAACACCGAGGCCCAACAGCTGCTTCGGGAGTTCGAGGAGGCCACCGGGGAGGCGGGCTGGGGCGCGGGCGAGGGCAGGCTCGGGCATAAGCGCAAACAGCCGCTGCCCAAGCGGGTGGCCAAGGTCCCTCGGCCCCCCAGCACCCTGCTGCTCACCCAGGAGGAGCAGGGCGAGCTGGAACCCCTCAAGGGCAACTTTGACTGGGAGGCCATCTTCGACACCGGCACTCTGGGCGGGGAGCTGGGCTCGCTGGAGGCCCTGGAGCTGAGCCCGCCGCTGAGCCCCGCATCACACGGGGACGTGGACCTCACCGTCCACGGCCGCCACATCGACTGCCCAGCCACCTGGGGGGCTTCAGTGGAGCAGGCTGCCGACAGCCTGGACTTCGACGAGACCTTCCTGGCCACGTCCTTCCTGCAACACCCTTGGGACGAGAGTGGCAGTAGCTGCCTCCCCCCGGAGCCCCTCTTTGAGGCCGGAGATGCCACCCTGGCCACCGACCTGCACGACTGGGCCAGCGTGGGTGCCTTCTTGTAA